One part of the Equus caballus isolate H_3958 breed thoroughbred chromosome 30, TB-T2T, whole genome shotgun sequence genome encodes these proteins:
- the LOC138921523 gene encoding microtubule-associated proteins 1A/1B light chain 3C-like, translated as MSMVFALYKRAGTAVEETADSAEKRECQPLRRSCLRHRELKALIQKRVMLTLLKGGGGALPREQFLPALDKTKFLGPQGLTVTQFQGVMRSRMVLGATEAFHLLVNHRSVASVSVTVAEIYRDCKDEDGFVYMTCTSQEVFGGLGSAAASWGQTLPSSPARVDTVL; from the exons GCGCAGGCACAGCTGTTGAAGAAACCGCAGACTCTGCAGAAAAGCGCGAGTGTCAGCCCCTTCGGCGGAGT TGCCTAAGACACAGAGAACTGAAGGCCCTGATTCAGAAGAGAGTCATGCTGACCCTCTTGAAAGGCGGTGGGGGAGCGCTCCCCAGGGAGCAGTTCCTGCCAGCGCTGGACAAGACCAAGTTCCTGGGCCCGCAGGGGCTGACCGTGACCCAGTTCCAGGGCGTCATGCG GAGCCGCATGGTCCTCGGGGCCACTGAAGCCTTTCACCTGCTGGTGAACCACAGGAGTGTGGCCAGCGTGAGCGTGACCGTGGCAGAGATCTACAGGGACTGCAAGGACGAGGACGGCTTCGTGTACATGACCTGCACCTCCCAGGAGGTGTTTGGGGGCTTGGGGTCGGCAGCCGCATCCTGGGGGCAGACCCTGCCATCCTCTCCAGCGCGTGTTGACACAGTCCTCTGA